The Dietzia sp. ANT_WB102 region AGAACAGGGACCGCCAGCCACCAGATGGCGGGCGTGCCCAGGAGCATGATCGCCCGGACGCACGAGGCCTCCCCGCATCCGGCGACGTCGTCGCCCTGTTCGACGTAATAGAGCATCGGGCGCAAGCTCATGGGCCAGGTCCACGGCTTGGACTCCCAGGGGTGCCGGTTACCGGCCGAGGTGGTCAGCGAGGAGTGGAAGTCCAGCACCGACGACTGGTAATACATCCACGACTGCAGCGCGTCGGGAATCCAGTTGTCCTCGACCTTGTCTCCCACGACATGCCGGTAGACCGAGTTCTCGTCGGCGAACCAGGGCAGCCACGTGAACATGTAGAGAAGCGCCGGCCACACCACGAGGGTGAGGAAGGCCGGCACCGCGTCGCGGAGCAACGCACCGGCGAGAGGCCGCTGTATCGCGTATCGGCTGCGCAGCGCCCAGTCCCAGGCCACACTCATGAGGCCGAAGAAAGCGATGAAGTACAGGCCGGACCATTTGACACCGAGCGCCAGGCCCAGCATGACGCCGGCCGCGAACCGCCACCAGCGGAATCCCAGGCGCGGCCCGAGGGGTGACAGGTGAAGTCGGCCCTCGACGGCGGCGCGGTGCATACGTGTGCGCATCCGGTCCCGGTCGACCAGCAAGGCGCCGGCGGCCGCGACGACGAACAGCACCTGATAGATGTCCAGCATGCCGATACGGGACGTCACGAAGGTGACGCCGTCGAGGCAGAGCAGCAGCCCGGCGACCAGGCCGAGCTGGGTCGATCTGGTCAGTCGGCGGGTGATGCGCATGACCATGAGCACGACGAGAACCCCGGCCAGGGCCGCGGTGAACCGCCAGCCCATCGGGGTGTAGTCGAAGAGCATCCCGCCGATGGACTGGATCTGCTTGGCGACCGGGGGGTGGACGACCAGGCCGTAGGCGGGGTTCTCCTCGATCCCGAGCTGAGCGACGTTGTACGACTGCGGTGCGTAGTGCTTTTCGTCGAACACCGGGGTGCCCTTGTCCGTGGCCGAGGTCAGGCCCCAGAAGCGGGAGACGAACGCCAGGGCCAGGATGACGCCGGTGACGATCCAGTCGCGGGTCGTGTCGACCGGACCGGTGTCCGGGGCGGGCAGCGGGCGTCCTGGTGAGCGCACGCCGATGGTCGAGGTCACAGGCCGAGCATAGTGGGGGCCCCGCGACGGGCGGGGACGCGCCCGCCCGGGGATAGGGTGGTCGTCATGACGTCCGGACGTGTCGTGTTGGCGGCCACCCCCATCGGCAACCCGGCCGACGCCTCGGACCGGCTGCGCCAGGTCCTGACGACAGCCGATGTGGTGGCCGCGGAGGACACCCGCCGGCTGCGCTCCCTGGCTACGGCCCTCGAGGTCACCATCGGCGGCCGCGTGATGAGCTTCTTCGAGCACAACGAGGCGGGACGTGTACCCCAGTTGATCGAGAGGGTCCGCGCCGGGGACGTGGTGGCGGTGGTGACCGATGCCGGGATGCCGGCGGTGTCGGACCCGGGGTACTCGCTGGTCGTTGCCTGTATCGAGGCTGGGCTGCCGGTGACGTGTCTGCCGGGTCCGTCGGCGGTCACCACCGCGTTGGTGCTCAGCGGGCTCCCGGTCGACCGTTTCTGCTTCGATGGTTTCCCGCCGCGGCGGGCCGGTCGGCGCCGCACGTGGCTGGCCCGGTTGGCGGCGGAGGAGCGCACGTGCGTGTTCTTCGAGTCGCCGCACCGCCTGGCCGACACGCTCGCCGAGGCCGCGCAGGTACTGGGCGCGGATCGCCGGGCCGCGGTGTGCCGGGAGCTGACGAAAACCTACGAGGAGGTCCTGCGGGGCACCCTGGGCGAGCTCGCGGAGCGGACGGCCGGGGGCGTGCTGGGGGAGATCGTCGTGGTCGTCGAGGGCGCCGAGTCTGCCGCGTCGGGTGCGACGCTTGAGGATCTCGTGGAGATCGTGGAGGAGCGGGTCGAGGCCGGCGAGCGACTCAAGGACGCGTGCGCTGTTGTCGCCGAGGGGGCGACGGTGACCAAGCGGGAGCTGTACCAGGCGGTACTCGACTCACGCGGCTGACGGCTCATGCCGGCCAGGGTGCCGGGCCACCACCCCAGGTGAACGCCGCCTTGTGGACGCACTCCTCCCATTCGGCGTCTGGGTCGGAGTCGATGGTGATGCCGCCGCCCACGCCCATCTCCACCCGCCCGTCCGGCGCCACCTCCAGAGTGCGGATCGCCACCGACAGGTCGAGCTCCCCGGGACCGGCGATGCCGATCGCGCCGCAGTGCAGGCCCCGGGCCCGCGGCTCCCACTCGGCGATGAGCTCGCGGGCGCGCAGCTTGGGGGTGCCGGTGACGGAGGCGGGCGGGAACGTGGTGTCCACGAGCTCGGCGTGCGGCACGCCGGTCCGCGCGGCGACGGTCGAGACCAGGTGCCACACTCCGGGTGCCTCCCGGACGGCGAGCAGTTCGGGAACGGTCACCGAACCCAGGTCGGCGGTGCGCCCGAGGTCGTGGCGGACCAGGTCGACAATCATGATGTTCTCCGCGACGTCTTTCTCCGACGCGCGCAGCAGCTCGGGGTCGGCGGCCAGGGGCAGGGTGCCCTTGATGGGCGCGGACCGCACGTCGCGGCCTTGGCGGGTCAAGTACGTCTCCGGGGAGAGCGAGACGACCGCCCCCCACGGTCCCGCCAGGAACGCCGCCCGCCGGGCTCGAGTTCGCCGCCACAATGCGCTGAACAGTGCGATCGGCTCGCCGTGCAGGCGGCCGTCCAGCCGGGTGGACAGGCAGGCCTGGTAGATCTCGCCAGCCCTGATCGCCTCGAGGCAGGACGTGACCGCTGCCTGGTGGGCGGACCGATCCGGGGCGGCCCAGTCGGGGGTGGCGACTTCGTCGTCGTCGCCCTCTCTCGGTCGGACGTCCAGATCCCCGGGGGCGGGGACCGTACCCCGCGCGCTCCAGTGGCCGTCATGTCCGAGCATGAGGATCCCGTCGGCCCGTCCGGATACGGCTTCGGGCAACAGCCGTCGGGCGCCGGGCGGGACGTCCGGATAGGAACGGAATCCCACCGTGAAGGGCGCCTCGTCGGCCATGGGGCCGCCGGGGCGGGTGGGGGAGCCACGGTCGGGATCGACGACGAGGTGGTCACCTGCGAAGACGTGCGCAGGATCGACGGGTGACAGATCGACTGACGGGGCGATCACTGCGGCTGCGCCGAGCCAGTCCCCGAACAGAGCCGCTGGCGGCGGGAGTTCCTCGCGCTCGGCGCGGCGCGCGCAGGCGTGGAGGACGGCGAGCGGATCCGGCGGCAACTCCGCCCAGTTGTGCACCCCAATAACCTGGCAGACAGGGGCCCTCGGGGTCCAACCCGGGCGATCGTGAAGGAGACATTAACCGGCCCGGGTTCCGGTTCCGTGCTAATGCTGTCTAGGTGACCACCACACCTGAGAAGTCCTCCCCGCCCTCGCGACCCGAGCGACCAGACAGTCCAGCGACAGGCGCCGAATCACCGTCGCTCGCGATCAGCTACGGGGTGTTCATCCCCGCGTTGGTCCTGGTCGGGATCGTGCTCGTGTGGGGATTGGGATTCACCGAATCCTTCCAGAGCGCGGCCACGGCCGCGTTCGACTGGACAGCCAGGAGCGTGGACTGGCTCTTCGTCCTGGCGGCGACGCTGTTCGTGGCGTTCATCCTGTGGCTCGCGCTGAGTAAATACGGCAACGTGCGCCTCGGCCCGGACGGGGAGCGGCCGCAATTCCGCACCACCAGCTGGATCTCGATGATGTTTGCGGCCGGCATGGGCATCGGTCTGATGTTCTACGGCGTGTCCGAGCCGCTGTCGCACTACATCGACACGCCGCCGGGCGCCCGGCCCGGGGTGACCACGGCAATGGCCACCACCACCTTCCACTGGACCGCCCACGCCTGGGCCGTGTACGCGGTGGTGGGACTGGCGCTCGCGCTCACCGCGTACCGGTACGGCGGGCGTCACCTCATCTCCAGCGCGTTTGTGCCCCTGATGGGCGAAAGACGCGCGCAGGGCTGGCAGGGCAAGGTCCTCGACGTCCTGGCGATCTTCGCGACCGTCTTCGGCACCGCGGCTTCGCTGGGCCTGGGTGCCCTGCAGATCCGCGCGGGCCTGGCCGAGACCGGGACCGTATCGGCTGAGAGCGCTGCGGTCGCCGTCGGGATCATCATCGTGCTGGGCATGTGCTTCGTGCTCTCGGCGGTGTCCGGAATCGACCGCGGTATCCAGTTGCTGTCCAACATCAACATGGTCCTCGCAGTAGCTCTGGCCCTCTTCGTCCTGGTCGCCTCCGGGTCGGCGGTGTTCATGCTCGACCTGGTTCCGACCTCGTTGGCCGGCTACATCGGTTCCTTCTTCGACATGGCCTCGCGTACCGGGGCCAGCGTTGACGGCACTGCGGGCGAATGGCTCTCCGGCTGGACGGTCTTCTACTGGGCGTGGTGGATCTCCTGGTCGCCGTTCGTGGGGATGTTCCTGGCCCGCATCTCGCGCGGCCGCACCGTCCGCGAGTTCGTGGTGGGCGTCCTCATCGTGCCCAGCGTGCTCAGCATCCTGTGGTTCGCGATCTTCGGCGGCGCAGCCCTCAACCTCGAGCTCAGCGGGCGCAGCATCTACGGCGACGGCGACTCGACACTGCAGCTGTTCGCCATGTTCCGCGAGCTGCCCTTCACCACGATCCTGTCGTTCGTCGCGGTCGTCCTCATTTCCATCTTCTTCGTCACCGGTGCCGACTCGGCGTCGATCGTCATGGCCGGGATGTCGCAGAACGGAGCGGAGAACCCCAAGCGCTGGTTGGTCGTCCTGTGGGGCGCACTCACCGCGGCAGTCGCGATCCTCATGCTGCTGCCCGGCCTGCGGTCCGGGGAGCCGGAGAGCGCGCTGAGCAGCCTCCAAAACCTCACGATCATCGCCGCGTCACCGTTCGTCCTGGTGCTGGGCGCGCTGTGCGTGTCCATCGTCAAGGCACTGTCGCAGGATCCGTTCATCACCGAGAAGGTCTACCTGCTGCCCAAGTCCGAGCGGGACCGGCTGGACAAGCGGTCCGCGCCGTGGGCCGTCCGGGGCGGCGACGAGCCGCACACCACCGGCTCCGGGGCCGGGGGGACCACCTCCTCAGGTGACGGGTCCACCACCGCCTAGTCTGTAGGCATGGCGAAGACAGTCCTCACCGCGGTCGCATGGCCGTACGCGAACGGCCCTCGGCACATCGGACACGTCTCGGGATTCGGGGTGCCGTCGGACGTCTTCTCGCGTTACCAGCGGATGGCCGGCAACGACGTTCTG contains the following coding sequences:
- a CDS encoding dolichyl-phosphate-mannose--protein mannosyltransferase; this encodes MTSTIGVRSPGRPLPAPDTGPVDTTRDWIVTGVILALAFVSRFWGLTSATDKGTPVFDEKHYAPQSYNVAQLGIEENPAYGLVVHPPVAKQIQSIGGMLFDYTPMGWRFTAALAGVLVVLMVMRITRRLTRSTQLGLVAGLLLCLDGVTFVTSRIGMLDIYQVLFVVAAAGALLVDRDRMRTRMHRAAVEGRLHLSPLGPRLGFRWWRFAAGVMLGLALGVKWSGLYFIAFFGLMSVAWDWALRSRYAIQRPLAGALLRDAVPAFLTLVVWPALLYMFTWLPWFADENSVYRHVVGDKVEDNWIPDALQSWMYYQSSVLDFHSSLTTSAGNRHPWESKPWTWPMSLRPMLYYVEQGDDVAGCGEASCVRAIMLLGTPAIWWLAVPVLAWAFWRAVVCRDGRYAFALVGYTAGYLPWFFQHDRQMYFFYAAVMAPFFVMMIALALGEIAGKATDSSGRQLIGRSIVCLYLALVAVNFIYALPILSGMPITQTEWSHQLWLPSWR
- the rsmI gene encoding 16S rRNA (cytidine(1402)-2'-O)-methyltransferase, producing the protein MTSGRVVLAATPIGNPADASDRLRQVLTTADVVAAEDTRRLRSLATALEVTIGGRVMSFFEHNEAGRVPQLIERVRAGDVVAVVTDAGMPAVSDPGYSLVVACIEAGLPVTCLPGPSAVTTALVLSGLPVDRFCFDGFPPRRAGRRRTWLARLAAEERTCVFFESPHRLADTLAEAAQVLGADRRAAVCRELTKTYEEVLRGTLGELAERTAGGVLGEIVVVVEGAESAASGATLEDLVEIVEERVEAGERLKDACAVVAEGATVTKRELYQAVLDSRG
- a CDS encoding aminodeoxychorismate synthase component I yields the protein MHNWAELPPDPLAVLHACARRAEREELPPPAALFGDWLGAAAVIAPSVDLSPVDPAHVFAGDHLVVDPDRGSPTRPGGPMADEAPFTVGFRSYPDVPPGARRLLPEAVSGRADGILMLGHDGHWSARGTVPAPGDLDVRPREGDDDEVATPDWAAPDRSAHQAAVTSCLEAIRAGEIYQACLSTRLDGRLHGEPIALFSALWRRTRARRAAFLAGPWGAVVSLSPETYLTRQGRDVRSAPIKGTLPLAADPELLRASEKDVAENIMIVDLVRHDLGRTADLGSVTVPELLAVREAPGVWHLVSTVAARTGVPHAELVDTTFPPASVTGTPKLRARELIAEWEPRARGLHCGAIGIAGPGELDLSVAIRTLEVAPDGRVEMGVGGGITIDSDPDAEWEECVHKAAFTWGGGPAPWPA
- a CDS encoding BCCT family transporter, which encodes MTTTPEKSSPPSRPERPDSPATGAESPSLAISYGVFIPALVLVGIVLVWGLGFTESFQSAATAAFDWTARSVDWLFVLAATLFVAFILWLALSKYGNVRLGPDGERPQFRTTSWISMMFAAGMGIGLMFYGVSEPLSHYIDTPPGARPGVTTAMATTTFHWTAHAWAVYAVVGLALALTAYRYGGRHLISSAFVPLMGERRAQGWQGKVLDVLAIFATVFGTAASLGLGALQIRAGLAETGTVSAESAAVAVGIIIVLGMCFVLSAVSGIDRGIQLLSNINMVLAVALALFVLVASGSAVFMLDLVPTSLAGYIGSFFDMASRTGASVDGTAGEWLSGWTVFYWAWWISWSPFVGMFLARISRGRTVREFVVGVLIVPSVLSILWFAIFGGAALNLELSGRSIYGDGDSTLQLFAMFRELPFTTILSFVAVVLISIFFVTGADSASIVMAGMSQNGAENPKRWLVVLWGALTAAVAILMLLPGLRSGEPESALSSLQNLTIIAASPFVLVLGALCVSIVKALSQDPFITEKVYLLPKSERDRLDKRSAPWAVRGGDEPHTTGSGAGGTTSSGDGSTTA